The following proteins are co-located in the Octopus sinensis linkage group LG24, ASM634580v1, whole genome shotgun sequence genome:
- the LOC115223895 gene encoding tRNA (adenine(37)-N6)-methyltransferase-like isoform X3, with amino-acid sequence MMIEKSVPGTMQTIGYMQTLFKFKNGTPRQAGICQQARGTLTIDKSIFNNPEHSLEGLQDFSHAWIIFVFHKNNNAYFKAKVRPPRLDGRRIGLFATRAPYRPNPIGLTLAKIEKITGASIHFSGIDLLDGTPVLDVKPYIPQYDCPLGASHAEFESVEKNNPSSHYHSASNQFPNVLPCPSSNFNQHNTSLNQEPTQDFSSSVSSTEQRKLSSNTEKIICSSSTNSSDVFAEDSTMLEVDSIENSTSGITEEDLDLRKKAQNFCFTSKNYCLEDESLGQEKFQKTQAGKIFTHASSQGSEDAEETTSKASTKNHNVCLLKSSSQSASIAVTNFDLNSDAAVTPFFTTKESVALTPVVSTPLTTTQVDSTPLTTTHVNSTPLTKTQVDFIPLTTTPSESPTTKESMAFTPVAPTLLTTTHTDSTPPDSALLTTTPSESTPLTTTSSVIFPPVIQYAATSPTVATTPSFNPTSTKPLVSADWVVKAPVPKLTVFFTERSRLQLQKFSQHNKRQDYRLEFLQDSHEVCQAICSILSEDPRSVYRRNLCKDSLYYFSVDKVHVTCWFFNNSAEVLRIQPLSYSEQSKSE; translated from the exons aTGATGATAGAG AAATCTGTTCCTGGCACAATGCAGACTATTGGATACATGCAGACATTGTTCAAGTTTAAGAATGGAACTCCTCGGCAAGCTGGAATATGTCAACAGGCTCGTGGAACGTTAACCATTGACAAATCCATCTTTAACAATCCAGAACATTCTCTTGAAGGTTTACAAGACTTCTCTCATGCTTG GATTATCTTTGTGTTTCACAAAAACAACAATGCTTATTTCAAAGCTAAAGTACGACCCCCAAGGCTTGACGGTCGACGTATTGGtctttttgccacaagagcaccATACAGGCCGAACCCGATTGGACTTACACTTGCGAAAATAGAGAAGATTACTG gtgccagtatccatttttctgggaTTGATCTTTTAGATGGAACTCCAGTATTGGATGTGAAACCTTACATACCACAATATGACTGTCCCCTAGGCGCTTCTCATGCTGAATTTGAATCTGTGGAGAAAAACAATCCTTCATCACATTATCATTCCGCAAGCAACCAGTTCCCAAATGTTCTTCCTTGTCCAAGTTCTAACTTTAACCAACACAACACTTCACTGAACCAAGAACCAACACAAGACTTCAGTTCTTCAGTCAGCTCAACAGAACAAAGAAAACTCTCCAGtaatacagaaaaaattatttgctCCTCTTCAACTAATTCTTCAGATGTTTTTGCAGAGGATTCAACAATGCTTGAGGTGGATTCCATTGAAAACAGCACTTCTGGAATTACTGAGGAAGATcttgatttaagaaaaaaagcaCAAAACTTTTGTTTCACATCCAAGAATTATTGCCTGGAAGATGAGTCTTTAGGCCAAGAAAAATTTCAGAAGACTCAGGCAGGAAAGATTTTCACTCATGCAAGTTCACAAGGATCAGAAGACGCTGAAGAAACAACAAGTAAAGCGTCTACAAAGAATCATAATGTTTGTCTTTTGAAATCTTCTTCCCAATCAGCCTCAATTGCTGTAACGAActttgatttgaactcagatgctGCTGTGACACCATTTTTTACTACAAAAGAATCTGTTGCCTTAACTCCTGTTGT TTCCACTCCTCTTACCACAACCCAAGTTGATTCCACTCCTCTTACCACAACCCACGTTAATTCCACTCCTCTTACCAAAACCCAGGTTGATTTCATTCCTCTTACTACAACTCCCTCTGAATCTCCTACCACAAAAGAATCTATGGCTTTCACACCTGTTGCTCCCACTCTTCTCACAACAACTCATACTGATTCTACTCCCCCTGATTCCGCTCTTCTTACTACAACTCCCTCTGAATCCACACCTCTTACTACTACATCTTCTGTTATTTTCCCTCCTGTAATCCAATACGCTGCAACCTCACCCACAGTTGCTACAACACCATCCTTCAACCCCACATCAACAAAACCCCTTGTTTCTGCAGACTGGGTCGTTAAAGCTCCGGTTCCCAAATTGACTGTCTTCTTCACTGAACGTTCCCGTCTGCAGTTGCAAAAGTTCAGCCAACACAATAAGCGGCAGGATTATCGGTTAGAATTCCTGCAAGACTCACACGAAGTCTGTCAGGCAATCTGTTCGATTCTGTCCGAAGATCCCCGTTCTGTCTATCGGAGAAACCTTTGTAAGGATAGCCTGTATTATTTCTCTGTGGACAAAGTCCATGTTACTTGTTGGTTCTTCAACAATTCTGCCGAAGTTCTTCGCATTCAGCCCTTGTCCTATTCAGAGCAAAGCAAATCAGAATAA
- the LOC115223895 gene encoding tRNA (adenine(37)-N6)-methyltransferase-like isoform X4 — MMIEKSVPGTMQTIGYMQTLFKFKNGTPRQAGICQQARGTLTIDKSIFNNPEHSLEGLQDFSHAWIIFVFHKNNNAYFKAKVRPPRLDGRRIGLFATRAPYRPNPIGLTLAKIEKITGASIHFSGIDLLDGTPVLDVKPYIPQYDCPLGASHAEFESVEKNNPSSHYHSASNQFPNVLPCPSSNFNQHNTSLNQEPTQDFSSSVSSTEQRKLSSNTEKIICSSSTNSSDVFAEDSTMLEVDSIENSTSGITEEDLDLRKKAQNFCFTSKNYCLEDESLGQEKFQKTQAGKIFTHASSQGSEDAEETTSKASTKNHNVCLLKSSSQSASIAVTNFDLNSDAAVTPFFTTKESVALTPVVSTPPTTAQVNSTPLTKTQVDFIPLTTTPSESPTTKESMAFTPVAPTLLTTTHTDSTPPDSALLTTTPSESTPLTTTSSVIFPPVIQYAATSPTVATTPSFNPTSTKPLVSADWVVKAPVPKLTVFFTERSRLQLQKFSQHNKRQDYRLEFLQDSHEVCQAICSILSEDPRSVYRRNLCKDSLYYFSVDKVHVTCWFFNNSAEVLRIQPLSYSEQSKSE; from the exons aTGATGATAGAG AAATCTGTTCCTGGCACAATGCAGACTATTGGATACATGCAGACATTGTTCAAGTTTAAGAATGGAACTCCTCGGCAAGCTGGAATATGTCAACAGGCTCGTGGAACGTTAACCATTGACAAATCCATCTTTAACAATCCAGAACATTCTCTTGAAGGTTTACAAGACTTCTCTCATGCTTG GATTATCTTTGTGTTTCACAAAAACAACAATGCTTATTTCAAAGCTAAAGTACGACCCCCAAGGCTTGACGGTCGACGTATTGGtctttttgccacaagagcaccATACAGGCCGAACCCGATTGGACTTACACTTGCGAAAATAGAGAAGATTACTG gtgccagtatccatttttctgggaTTGATCTTTTAGATGGAACTCCAGTATTGGATGTGAAACCTTACATACCACAATATGACTGTCCCCTAGGCGCTTCTCATGCTGAATTTGAATCTGTGGAGAAAAACAATCCTTCATCACATTATCATTCCGCAAGCAACCAGTTCCCAAATGTTCTTCCTTGTCCAAGTTCTAACTTTAACCAACACAACACTTCACTGAACCAAGAACCAACACAAGACTTCAGTTCTTCAGTCAGCTCAACAGAACAAAGAAAACTCTCCAGtaatacagaaaaaattatttgctCCTCTTCAACTAATTCTTCAGATGTTTTTGCAGAGGATTCAACAATGCTTGAGGTGGATTCCATTGAAAACAGCACTTCTGGAATTACTGAGGAAGATcttgatttaagaaaaaaagcaCAAAACTTTTGTTTCACATCCAAGAATTATTGCCTGGAAGATGAGTCTTTAGGCCAAGAAAAATTTCAGAAGACTCAGGCAGGAAAGATTTTCACTCATGCAAGTTCACAAGGATCAGAAGACGCTGAAGAAACAACAAGTAAAGCGTCTACAAAGAATCATAATGTTTGTCTTTTGAAATCTTCTTCCCAATCAGCCTCAATTGCTGTAACGAActttgatttgaactcagatgctGCTGTGACACCATTTTTTACTACAAAAGAATCTGTTGCCTTAACTCCTGTTGTTTCCACTCCTCCTACCACAGCCCAA GTTAATTCCACTCCTCTTACCAAAACCCAGGTTGATTTCATTCCTCTTACTACAACTCCCTCTGAATCTCCTACCACAAAAGAATCTATGGCTTTCACACCTGTTGCTCCCACTCTTCTCACAACAACTCATACTGATTCTACTCCCCCTGATTCCGCTCTTCTTACTACAACTCCCTCTGAATCCACACCTCTTACTACTACATCTTCTGTTATTTTCCCTCCTGTAATCCAATACGCTGCAACCTCACCCACAGTTGCTACAACACCATCCTTCAACCCCACATCAACAAAACCCCTTGTTTCTGCAGACTGGGTCGTTAAAGCTCCGGTTCCCAAATTGACTGTCTTCTTCACTGAACGTTCCCGTCTGCAGTTGCAAAAGTTCAGCCAACACAATAAGCGGCAGGATTATCGGTTAGAATTCCTGCAAGACTCACACGAAGTCTGTCAGGCAATCTGTTCGATTCTGTCCGAAGATCCCCGTTCTGTCTATCGGAGAAACCTTTGTAAGGATAGCCTGTATTATTTCTCTGTGGACAAAGTCCATGTTACTTGTTGGTTCTTCAACAATTCTGCCGAAGTTCTTCGCATTCAGCCCTTGTCCTATTCAGAGCAAAGCAAATCAGAATAA
- the LOC115223895 gene encoding tRNA (adenine(37)-N6)-methyltransferase-like isoform X2, which yields MQTIGYMQTLFKFKNGTPRQAGICQQARGTLTIDKSIFNNPEHSLEGLQDFSHAWIIFVFHKNNNAYFKAKVRPPRLDGRRIGLFATRAPYRPNPIGLTLAKIEKITGASIHFSGIDLLDGTPVLDVKPYIPQYDCPLGASHAEFESVEKNNPSSHYHSASNQFPNVLPCPSSNFNQHNTSLNQEPTQDFSSSVSSTEQRKLSSNTEKIICSSSTNSSDVFAEDSTMLEVDSIENSTSGITEEDLDLRKKAQNFCFTSKNYCLEDESLGQEKFQKTQAGKIFTHASSQGSEDAEETTSKASTKNHNVCLLKSSSQSASIAVTNFDLNSDAAVTPFFTTKESVALTPVVSTPPTTAQVHSTPLTTTQVDSTPLTTTHVNSTPLTKTQVDFIPLTTTPSESPTTKESMAFTPVAPTLLTTTHTDSTPPDSALLTTTPSESTPLTTTSSVIFPPVIQYAATSPTVATTPSFNPTSTKPLVSADWVVKAPVPKLTVFFTERSRLQLQKFSQHNKRQDYRLEFLQDSHEVCQAICSILSEDPRSVYRRNLCKDSLYYFSVDKVHVTCWFFNNSAEVLRIQPLSYSEQSKSE from the exons ATGCAGACTATTGGATACATGCAGACATTGTTCAAGTTTAAGAATGGAACTCCTCGGCAAGCTGGAATATGTCAACAGGCTCGTGGAACGTTAACCATTGACAAATCCATCTTTAACAATCCAGAACATTCTCTTGAAGGTTTACAAGACTTCTCTCATGCTTG GATTATCTTTGTGTTTCACAAAAACAACAATGCTTATTTCAAAGCTAAAGTACGACCCCCAAGGCTTGACGGTCGACGTATTGGtctttttgccacaagagcaccATACAGGCCGAACCCGATTGGACTTACACTTGCGAAAATAGAGAAGATTACTG gtgccagtatccatttttctgggaTTGATCTTTTAGATGGAACTCCAGTATTGGATGTGAAACCTTACATACCACAATATGACTGTCCCCTAGGCGCTTCTCATGCTGAATTTGAATCTGTGGAGAAAAACAATCCTTCATCACATTATCATTCCGCAAGCAACCAGTTCCCAAATGTTCTTCCTTGTCCAAGTTCTAACTTTAACCAACACAACACTTCACTGAACCAAGAACCAACACAAGACTTCAGTTCTTCAGTCAGCTCAACAGAACAAAGAAAACTCTCCAGtaatacagaaaaaattatttgctCCTCTTCAACTAATTCTTCAGATGTTTTTGCAGAGGATTCAACAATGCTTGAGGTGGATTCCATTGAAAACAGCACTTCTGGAATTACTGAGGAAGATcttgatttaagaaaaaaagcaCAAAACTTTTGTTTCACATCCAAGAATTATTGCCTGGAAGATGAGTCTTTAGGCCAAGAAAAATTTCAGAAGACTCAGGCAGGAAAGATTTTCACTCATGCAAGTTCACAAGGATCAGAAGACGCTGAAGAAACAACAAGTAAAGCGTCTACAAAGAATCATAATGTTTGTCTTTTGAAATCTTCTTCCCAATCAGCCTCAATTGCTGTAACGAActttgatttgaactcagatgctGCTGTGACACCATTTTTTACTACAAAAGAATCTGTTGCCTTAACTCCTGTTGTTTCCACTCCTCCTACCACAGCCCAAGTTCATTCCACTCCTCTTACCACAACCCAAGTTGATTCCACTCCTCTTACCACAACCCACGTTAATTCCACTCCTCTTACCAAAACCCAGGTTGATTTCATTCCTCTTACTACAACTCCCTCTGAATCTCCTACCACAAAAGAATCTATGGCTTTCACACCTGTTGCTCCCACTCTTCTCACAACAACTCATACTGATTCTACTCCCCCTGATTCCGCTCTTCTTACTACAACTCCCTCTGAATCCACACCTCTTACTACTACATCTTCTGTTATTTTCCCTCCTGTAATCCAATACGCTGCAACCTCACCCACAGTTGCTACAACACCATCCTTCAACCCCACATCAACAAAACCCCTTGTTTCTGCAGACTGGGTCGTTAAAGCTCCGGTTCCCAAATTGACTGTCTTCTTCACTGAACGTTCCCGTCTGCAGTTGCAAAAGTTCAGCCAACACAATAAGCGGCAGGATTATCGGTTAGAATTCCTGCAAGACTCACACGAAGTCTGTCAGGCAATCTGTTCGATTCTGTCCGAAGATCCCCGTTCTGTCTATCGGAGAAACCTTTGTAAGGATAGCCTGTATTATTTCTCTGTGGACAAAGTCCATGTTACTTGTTGGTTCTTCAACAATTCTGCCGAAGTTCTTCGCATTCAGCCCTTGTCCTATTCAGAGCAAAGCAAATCAGAATAA
- the LOC115223895 gene encoding tRNA (adenine(37)-N6)-methyltransferase-like isoform X1 → MMIEKSVPGTMQTIGYMQTLFKFKNGTPRQAGICQQARGTLTIDKSIFNNPEHSLEGLQDFSHAWIIFVFHKNNNAYFKAKVRPPRLDGRRIGLFATRAPYRPNPIGLTLAKIEKITGASIHFSGIDLLDGTPVLDVKPYIPQYDCPLGASHAEFESVEKNNPSSHYHSASNQFPNVLPCPSSNFNQHNTSLNQEPTQDFSSSVSSTEQRKLSSNTEKIICSSSTNSSDVFAEDSTMLEVDSIENSTSGITEEDLDLRKKAQNFCFTSKNYCLEDESLGQEKFQKTQAGKIFTHASSQGSEDAEETTSKASTKNHNVCLLKSSSQSASIAVTNFDLNSDAAVTPFFTTKESVALTPVVSTPPTTAQVHSTPLTTTQVDSTPLTTTHVNSTPLTKTQVDFIPLTTTPSESPTTKESMAFTPVAPTLLTTTHTDSTPPDSALLTTTPSESTPLTTTSSVIFPPVIQYAATSPTVATTPSFNPTSTKPLVSADWVVKAPVPKLTVFFTERSRLQLQKFSQHNKRQDYRLEFLQDSHEVCQAICSILSEDPRSVYRRNLCKDSLYYFSVDKVHVTCWFFNNSAEVLRIQPLSYSEQSKSE, encoded by the exons aTGATGATAGAG AAATCTGTTCCTGGCACAATGCAGACTATTGGATACATGCAGACATTGTTCAAGTTTAAGAATGGAACTCCTCGGCAAGCTGGAATATGTCAACAGGCTCGTGGAACGTTAACCATTGACAAATCCATCTTTAACAATCCAGAACATTCTCTTGAAGGTTTACAAGACTTCTCTCATGCTTG GATTATCTTTGTGTTTCACAAAAACAACAATGCTTATTTCAAAGCTAAAGTACGACCCCCAAGGCTTGACGGTCGACGTATTGGtctttttgccacaagagcaccATACAGGCCGAACCCGATTGGACTTACACTTGCGAAAATAGAGAAGATTACTG gtgccagtatccatttttctgggaTTGATCTTTTAGATGGAACTCCAGTATTGGATGTGAAACCTTACATACCACAATATGACTGTCCCCTAGGCGCTTCTCATGCTGAATTTGAATCTGTGGAGAAAAACAATCCTTCATCACATTATCATTCCGCAAGCAACCAGTTCCCAAATGTTCTTCCTTGTCCAAGTTCTAACTTTAACCAACACAACACTTCACTGAACCAAGAACCAACACAAGACTTCAGTTCTTCAGTCAGCTCAACAGAACAAAGAAAACTCTCCAGtaatacagaaaaaattatttgctCCTCTTCAACTAATTCTTCAGATGTTTTTGCAGAGGATTCAACAATGCTTGAGGTGGATTCCATTGAAAACAGCACTTCTGGAATTACTGAGGAAGATcttgatttaagaaaaaaagcaCAAAACTTTTGTTTCACATCCAAGAATTATTGCCTGGAAGATGAGTCTTTAGGCCAAGAAAAATTTCAGAAGACTCAGGCAGGAAAGATTTTCACTCATGCAAGTTCACAAGGATCAGAAGACGCTGAAGAAACAACAAGTAAAGCGTCTACAAAGAATCATAATGTTTGTCTTTTGAAATCTTCTTCCCAATCAGCCTCAATTGCTGTAACGAActttgatttgaactcagatgctGCTGTGACACCATTTTTTACTACAAAAGAATCTGTTGCCTTAACTCCTGTTGTTTCCACTCCTCCTACCACAGCCCAAGTTCATTCCACTCCTCTTACCACAACCCAAGTTGATTCCACTCCTCTTACCACAACCCACGTTAATTCCACTCCTCTTACCAAAACCCAGGTTGATTTCATTCCTCTTACTACAACTCCCTCTGAATCTCCTACCACAAAAGAATCTATGGCTTTCACACCTGTTGCTCCCACTCTTCTCACAACAACTCATACTGATTCTACTCCCCCTGATTCCGCTCTTCTTACTACAACTCCCTCTGAATCCACACCTCTTACTACTACATCTTCTGTTATTTTCCCTCCTGTAATCCAATACGCTGCAACCTCACCCACAGTTGCTACAACACCATCCTTCAACCCCACATCAACAAAACCCCTTGTTTCTGCAGACTGGGTCGTTAAAGCTCCGGTTCCCAAATTGACTGTCTTCTTCACTGAACGTTCCCGTCTGCAGTTGCAAAAGTTCAGCCAACACAATAAGCGGCAGGATTATCGGTTAGAATTCCTGCAAGACTCACACGAAGTCTGTCAGGCAATCTGTTCGATTCTGTCCGAAGATCCCCGTTCTGTCTATCGGAGAAACCTTTGTAAGGATAGCCTGTATTATTTCTCTGTGGACAAAGTCCATGTTACTTGTTGGTTCTTCAACAATTCTGCCGAAGTTCTTCGCATTCAGCCCTTGTCCTATTCAGAGCAAAGCAAATCAGAATAA